A genome region from Micromonospora peucetia includes the following:
- a CDS encoding APC family permease, which produces MADRDGGEGEGGTVVTPSAEFPPLDPDELRALRRIGDRWRDARRGRPPGADLLPVDPTLRRHPDRPAPTRFGRLAPIVMFRVGEPDELVATEPANLPGSRLGRAATRLRRVLFGPPLSSAAVLYERMRKLVALPVLSSDLLSSVAYGPEAMLAVLLLAGSGALGLSLPLAAGLALLMVAVGVSYRQTVAAYPHGAGSYIVAGDNLGAGAGLAAAAGLMTDYVLTVAVSVSAGIRAVTSAVPELAGWTVPLGLAVVGLLLAGNLRGVRTAGNLFVLPTYAFVVALLALLAVGWFRAAGRGFVPVDPPPVSAVEGLGLLLVLRAFSSGAVSMTGIEAVSNAVPAFRSPEWRNSRTTLTWMVAMLVLFFGGLVGLIHLSGLVPTAEQSILSQLARVTFPSGPWYGLIQAATALILLLAANTAYNDFPRLLFFMARDGHAPRRFLHMGDRLAFSNGLVALTVAAAVILVAFRGHTEALIPLYAVGVFLAFTLSQAGMVLHWRRRRGPGWRRRATINAVGGAFSGLVLVVAAVTKFTEGAWVVVVAVPLLVLLFGAIHRHYERLHRSLALHPPSGGPAPGPSVVPAAPPAAGPAAPEEEELPEQVRHLVVVPVARLNRASLRALAYAASLGQPTLAVHIAPEEPEADRFREQWRAWGDHLRLETIVSPYRAVIGPLAHYLEALHASRADLVLTVVVPEVVVRSRWHRLLHSRTEQRLRAALRRLPGVVVTSLPVHPGG; this is translated from the coding sequence GGCGCGGACCTGCTGCCGGTGGACCCGACGCTGCGCCGCCACCCCGACCGGCCGGCTCCGACGCGTTTCGGCCGGCTCGCCCCGATCGTGATGTTCCGGGTCGGGGAGCCGGACGAACTGGTCGCCACCGAGCCGGCCAACCTGCCCGGCAGCCGGCTCGGCCGGGCGGCCACCCGGCTGCGACGTGTGCTGTTCGGGCCGCCGCTGAGCAGCGCTGCCGTGCTCTACGAGCGGATGCGCAAGCTGGTGGCCCTGCCGGTGCTCTCCTCCGACCTGCTCAGCTCGGTGGCGTACGGGCCGGAGGCGATGCTCGCCGTGCTGCTGCTCGCCGGCAGCGGGGCGCTCGGGCTGTCCCTGCCGCTGGCCGCCGGGCTGGCGCTGCTCATGGTCGCGGTCGGCGTCTCCTACCGGCAGACCGTCGCCGCCTATCCGCACGGGGCCGGGTCGTACATCGTGGCGGGCGACAACCTGGGCGCGGGGGCGGGCCTGGCCGCGGCGGCGGGACTGATGACGGACTACGTGCTGACCGTGGCGGTGTCCGTCTCCGCCGGCATCCGGGCGGTCACCTCGGCGGTGCCGGAGTTGGCCGGCTGGACGGTGCCGCTCGGGCTGGCCGTGGTCGGCCTGCTGCTCGCCGGCAACCTGCGCGGCGTACGGACCGCCGGCAACCTCTTCGTGCTGCCCACGTACGCCTTCGTGGTCGCGCTGCTGGCGTTGCTCGCGGTCGGCTGGTTCCGCGCGGCCGGGCGGGGTTTCGTCCCGGTCGACCCGCCGCCGGTGTCGGCCGTGGAGGGGCTGGGGCTGCTGCTGGTGCTCCGCGCGTTCTCTTCGGGCGCGGTGTCGATGACCGGCATCGAGGCGGTCTCCAACGCGGTTCCCGCGTTCCGGTCTCCCGAGTGGCGCAACTCGCGCACCACGCTCACCTGGATGGTCGCGATGCTGGTGCTGTTCTTCGGCGGCCTGGTCGGGCTGATCCACCTGTCCGGGCTGGTGCCCACCGCCGAGCAGTCGATCCTCTCCCAGCTGGCCCGGGTCACCTTTCCCAGCGGCCCCTGGTACGGCCTGATCCAGGCCGCCACCGCGTTGATCCTGCTGTTGGCCGCGAACACGGCCTACAACGACTTCCCCCGGCTGCTCTTCTTCATGGCCCGGGACGGGCACGCGCCACGCCGGTTCCTGCACATGGGCGACCGGCTCGCTTTCAGCAACGGGCTGGTGGCGCTCACCGTCGCGGCGGCGGTGATCCTGGTGGCCTTCCGCGGGCACACCGAGGCGCTGATTCCGCTCTACGCGGTCGGGGTGTTCCTCGCCTTCACCCTGTCCCAGGCCGGGATGGTGCTGCACTGGCGACGACGGCGCGGCCCCGGCTGGCGCCGTCGGGCGACGATCAACGCGGTGGGCGGTGCGTTCTCCGGCCTGGTGCTGGTCGTCGCCGCGGTCACCAAGTTCACCGAGGGCGCCTGGGTGGTGGTCGTCGCCGTGCCGCTGCTGGTCCTGTTGTTCGGGGCCATCCACCGGCACTACGAGAGGCTGCACCGGTCTCTGGCGCTGCACCCGCCGTCGGGTGGCCCGGCGCCCGGGCCGTCGGTGGTGCCGGCTGCGCCGCCCGCCGCCGGGCCCGCAGCGCCGGAGGAGGAGGAACTGCCCGAGCAGGTACGTCACCTGGTGGTGGTGCCGGTCGCCCGGCTGAACCGGGCCTCGCTGCGGGCCCTGGCGTACGCGGCCTCGCTCGGGCAGCCGACGCTGGCCGTGCACATCGCCCCCGAGGAGCCGGAGGCGGACCGGTTCCGGGAACAGTGGCGGGCGTGGGGTGACCACCTGCGGCTGGAGACGATCGTCTCCCCGTACCGGGCGGTGATCGGGCCGCTCGCGCACTACCTGGAGGCGCTGCACGCCTCCCGGGCCGATCTGGTGCTGACCGTCGTCGTGCCGGAGGTGGTGGTGCGCAGCCGCTGGCACCGGCTGCTGCACAGCCGCACCGAGCAGCGGCTGCGCGCCGCGCTGCGCCGGCTGCCGGGGGTGGTGGTCACCAGCCTCCCGGTGCACCCGGGCGGGTAG